The proteins below come from a single Caulobacter flavus genomic window:
- a CDS encoding ArnT family glycosyltransferase, translated as MTATPLPALDSEARAWRLTVIAVGLLTIVRVLAIFSTPLELYPDEAQYWLWSRTLDFGYYSKPPMVAWVIWLTTQIGGDAEAWLRVGAPLLHGATALVLYRIARRLYGGWTGLAAAAVYALMPGVALSSAVIGTDAPLLFFLALTIWAYVSLPAAQAGRPRLLVAAGLGAALGLAFLSKYAAVYVLLSIGAHLALSREARKVWTWPMAAAFFGVLIAVFAPNLIWNAAHKFATVEHTAANANWGAHSLFNPRELVEFVASQFGVFGPLPFGVLLGGGIVLAVRRRLQPADVLLLCFALPPLLTVAGQAFVSRANANWAAAAYVAGSVLAAGWMMRWGARKWLIAGLAVQGVFAGLFLACLTNPRLADAIGLSNSFKRVRGWDQTVQAIIDRAREEQTGAGVTAVAVDDRFLFNVAAYYGRDYWGTFGAPPLRIWVHEAHPQNQAETEAPLTEAYGRRALVASLEGVYRSKIEQDFKAHSGDEIVRVRLDAKRSRRTDLFIAEGFAPVPRDPKTGLPPDPENGGSTAR; from the coding sequence ATGACCGCGACCCCCTTGCCCGCCTTGGATTCCGAAGCCCGCGCCTGGCGCCTGACCGTCATCGCGGTCGGCCTGCTGACAATCGTCCGGGTGCTGGCGATTTTTTCGACGCCCCTCGAACTGTACCCGGACGAAGCCCAGTACTGGCTTTGGTCGCGGACGCTGGATTTCGGCTATTATTCCAAGCCGCCGATGGTGGCGTGGGTGATCTGGCTGACCACCCAGATCGGCGGCGACGCCGAGGCCTGGCTGCGCGTGGGGGCGCCGCTGCTGCACGGGGCGACGGCCCTGGTGCTGTATCGCATCGCCCGGCGGCTCTACGGCGGCTGGACCGGCCTGGCGGCCGCGGCGGTCTACGCCCTGATGCCCGGCGTGGCGCTGTCGTCGGCGGTGATCGGCACCGACGCGCCGCTGCTGTTCTTCCTGGCCCTGACGATCTGGGCCTATGTCTCGCTGCCCGCCGCGCAAGCCGGCCGCCCCCGGCTGCTGGTCGCCGCCGGCCTGGGCGCGGCGCTGGGCCTGGCCTTCCTGTCGAAGTACGCGGCGGTCTACGTGCTCCTGAGCATCGGCGCGCACCTGGCCCTGTCGCGCGAGGCCCGCAAGGTCTGGACCTGGCCGATGGCCGCGGCGTTCTTCGGCGTGCTGATCGCCGTGTTCGCGCCGAACCTGATCTGGAACGCGGCCCACAAGTTCGCCACGGTCGAGCACACCGCCGCCAACGCCAACTGGGGCGCCCACTCGCTGTTCAACCCGCGCGAGCTGGTCGAGTTCGTCGCCTCGCAGTTCGGGGTTTTCGGCCCCCTGCCCTTCGGCGTGCTGCTGGGCGGCGGGATCGTGCTGGCGGTCCGCCGCCGCCTGCAGCCGGCCGACGTGCTGCTGCTGTGCTTCGCCTTGCCGCCGCTGCTGACCGTGGCCGGCCAGGCCTTCGTCAGCCGCGCCAACGCCAACTGGGCGGCCGCCGCCTATGTCGCCGGCTCGGTGCTGGCGGCCGGCTGGATGATGCGCTGGGGCGCGCGCAAATGGCTGATCGCGGGCCTGGCCGTGCAGGGCGTGTTCGCCGGCCTGTTCCTGGCTTGCCTGACCAACCCGCGCCTGGCCGACGCCATCGGCCTGTCCAACAGCTTCAAGCGGGTGCGCGGCTGGGACCAGACGGTGCAGGCGATCATCGACCGGGCCCGCGAGGAGCAGACCGGCGCCGGCGTCACCGCCGTGGCCGTCGACGACCGCTTCCTGTTCAACGTGGCGGCCTATTACGGACGCGACTACTGGGGCACGTTCGGCGCCCCGCCGCTGCGCATCTGGGTGCACGAGGCCCATCCGCAGAACCAGGCCGAGACCGAGGCCCCGCTGACGGAAGCCTATGGCCGCCGCGCGCTGGTCGCCAGCCTGGAGGGGGTCTACCGCTCCAAGATCGAGCAGGACTTCAAGGCGCATTCGGGCGACGAGATCGTTCGCGTGCGGCTGGACGCCAAGCGCAGCCGGCGCACCGACCTGTTCATCGCCGAGGGCTTCGCGCCCGTGCCGCGCGACCCCAAGACCGGCCTGCCGCCGGATCCGGAGAACGGGGGCTCGACGGCGCGGTAG